One Natrinema longum genomic window carries:
- a CDS encoding (Fe-S)-binding protein, which produces MDALAQSDVARETYWGISSTEYAVFYLLAFTAVLVFTYGAYQRFARYAKGDDDSFPRIDDLQNRIVSATKIVLSNEKQFNRDLYGGLMHSFILWGFLTLFIATLILGTDLYVGQKILHMSFWDGDFYLAYQFMVDALGLLFVVGIGMAMYRRYWVRNHRLWGRHTSNEDDLFIWTLFALGIGGFLLEGLRIYIAGIPDHEIVSFVGYGLATMFDGIGLPTTEAAVAAGPEYSASANLGANAETLHWLTWWSHSLIAFFFIAWIPYAKPFHMISSFANVVTRDEKAGKRLPNVPSDLDATNAESIDDFTWKEILDQDACTKCGRCSSVCPAKASDRPLDPRNVILDLKSYREDLDAGGEEQPIVADGGTSVIDSETMESCMACMACMDACPVEIEHLKSFTRLNRQLTDQGDVSPSMQDVFQNVMQNGNTFGDSPRNRGDWAEELEFDVTDAREEEVDYLWYVGDFPSYDERNKQVARSLATILQEADVSFGILFDDEKFDGNDIRRVGEELLYVELAGHHVETWEDCEFDKIVCTDPHSYNTFKNEYPEVNFDEFADDPMMPFEYEEQWNEDGEVDVLHWTQAVEELVDDGKLDLDGTELDYTVTYHDPCHLGRYNDEYEAPRELIKATGCTLDEMPRNRSNSFCCGGGGGGLWMDFEEEPKPSEERIREALEDTDAGSGIEKFVVACPMCMTMYEDGRKTGDFEDEIEIVDVAELIVEAIGKEDEAKVEVAAD; this is translated from the coding sequence ATGGACGCCTTAGCACAGTCAGACGTGGCGAGGGAAACGTACTGGGGAATATCCAGCACCGAATACGCGGTGTTTTACCTCCTCGCGTTTACTGCCGTCCTCGTCTTCACCTACGGCGCGTACCAGCGGTTCGCCCGCTACGCCAAGGGGGACGACGACTCCTTCCCACGGATCGACGACCTGCAAAACCGCATCGTGAGCGCAACCAAGATCGTTCTCTCGAACGAGAAACAGTTCAACAGGGATCTCTACGGCGGGCTGATGCACTCGTTTATCCTCTGGGGATTCCTGACGCTGTTTATCGCGACACTGATTCTCGGGACAGACCTCTATGTCGGCCAGAAGATCCTGCATATGTCGTTCTGGGACGGTGACTTCTATCTCGCCTACCAGTTCATGGTCGACGCGTTGGGACTGCTGTTCGTCGTCGGCATCGGGATGGCGATGTACCGACGCTACTGGGTGCGCAACCACCGTCTCTGGGGCCGACACACCTCCAACGAGGACGATCTCTTCATCTGGACGCTGTTCGCGCTCGGCATCGGCGGCTTCCTCCTCGAGGGACTCCGGATCTACATCGCCGGGATTCCGGACCACGAAATCGTGAGCTTCGTCGGCTACGGACTCGCAACGATGTTCGATGGAATCGGCCTCCCGACCACCGAAGCCGCAGTGGCCGCCGGCCCCGAGTACAGTGCGTCCGCCAATCTCGGAGCCAACGCCGAGACGCTCCACTGGCTCACGTGGTGGTCCCACTCCCTGATCGCCTTCTTCTTCATCGCGTGGATCCCCTACGCCAAGCCCTTCCACATGATCTCCTCGTTCGCGAACGTCGTCACGCGCGACGAGAAAGCGGGCAAACGCCTGCCCAACGTCCCGTCGGATCTGGACGCAACCAACGCCGAATCCATCGACGACTTCACCTGGAAGGAGATCCTCGACCAGGACGCCTGTACCAAGTGTGGCCGTTGTTCCTCCGTCTGTCCCGCCAAGGCCTCCGACCGACCGCTCGATCCGCGGAACGTCATCCTCGACCTGAAATCCTACCGCGAGGACCTCGACGCCGGCGGCGAGGAGCAACCCATCGTCGCCGACGGCGGCACGAGCGTCATCGATTCGGAGACGATGGAGTCCTGCATGGCCTGTATGGCCTGCATGGACGCCTGCCCCGTCGAGATCGAGCACCTCAAGAGCTTTACCCGGCTCAACCGCCAGCTGACCGACCAGGGTGACGTCTCCCCGAGCATGCAAGACGTCTTCCAGAACGTCATGCAGAACGGCAACACGTTCGGCGACTCGCCGCGCAATCGTGGCGACTGGGCCGAGGAACTCGAGTTCGACGTCACCGACGCCCGAGAAGAGGAGGTCGACTACCTCTGGTACGTCGGCGACTTCCCGAGCTACGACGAACGCAACAAGCAGGTCGCTCGCTCGCTGGCGACCATTCTGCAGGAGGCCGATGTCAGCTTCGGCATCCTCTTCGACGACGAGAAGTTCGACGGCAACGACATCCGTCGGGTCGGCGAGGAACTGCTCTACGTCGAACTGGCCGGCCACCACGTCGAGACGTGGGAGGACTGCGAGTTCGACAAGATCGTCTGTACGGACCCCCACTCCTACAACACCTTCAAAAACGAGTACCCGGAGGTCAACTTCGACGAGTTCGCCGACGACCCGATGATGCCCTTCGAGTACGAGGAGCAGTGGAACGAGGACGGCGAGGTCGACGTGCTCCACTGGACGCAGGCAGTCGAAGAGCTCGTCGACGACGGCAAACTCGACCTCGACGGCACCGAACTCGACTACACGGTCACCTACCACGACCCGTGTCACCTCGGCCGATACAACGACGAGTACGAAGCCCCACGCGAACTCATCAAAGCGACGGGCTGTACCCTCGACGAGATGCCCCGCAACCGCAGCAACTCCTTCTGCTGTGGCGGCGGCGGTGGCGGCCTCTGGATGGACTTCGAGGAGGAGCCCAAACCCAGCGAAGAACGGATCCGAGAGGCACTCGAGGACACCGACGCGGGCAGCGGGATCGAGAAGTTCGTCGTCGCCTGTCCGATGTGCATGACGATGTACGAGGACGGCCGCAAGACCGGCGACTTCGAGGACGAGATCGAGATCGTCGACGTGGCCGAACTCATCGTCGAGGCCATCGGCAAGGAAGACGAAGCGAAGGTCGAAGTCGCGGCAGACTGA
- a CDS encoding type II toxin-antitoxin system VapC family toxin, with the protein MSVFIDTGVFFAQHDSAAARHEAAGNAMRTVLAGGLGRPYTSDYVIDEAITLTRKRTGSYDAALTIGQRILGRSGYPDRIELQQTTPELFEETLETFEKYRDHSLSFTDANTIAIVERDGIDSVLSFDDDFDGLVDRIDPTTVQNG; encoded by the coding sequence ATGAGCGTATTTATCGACACTGGCGTTTTCTTCGCGCAGCATGATAGTGCCGCAGCGAGACACGAAGCGGCAGGCAATGCGATGCGTACAGTCCTCGCAGGCGGTCTCGGCCGTCCATACACGAGCGACTACGTGATCGACGAAGCGATCACACTTACCCGGAAACGAACGGGTAGCTACGACGCCGCGTTGACTATCGGACAGCGAATCCTGGGCCGTAGTGGATACCCGGATCGGATCGAACTACAACAAACGACGCCGGAGCTGTTCGAGGAGACGCTCGAAACGTTCGAGAAGTATCGGGATCATTCGCTCAGCTTCACGGACGCGAACACGATCGCGATCGTCGAACGGGACGGTATCGATTCCGTTCTCAGCTTCGATGACGACTTCGACGGACTCGTGGATCGAATCGATCCGACGACGGTACAGAACGGTTAG
- a CDS encoding type 1 glutamine amidotransferase gives MSHPRIAVLNAAHRDENTTRNFRRELDASLAEFDATGGTVPDDFEYDGAVVTGSRSSVYWDDEWMEPVAEWVGEAIERGIPFLGVCWGHQLLADVLGGTVEDMGVYEVGYSEIEHTGESRLFDGIDETFRSFTSHSDAVTDLPPGADPLAENDYSNHGFRKDRVFGVQFHPEYDSKTARELVHRKELSDERRESVLEEITEENYRRACEAKLVFDNFLEFVREVRADGVDAGAEKRTATRVGRSD, from the coding sequence ATGAGTCACCCCCGTATTGCCGTCCTGAACGCGGCGCATCGGGACGAGAACACGACGCGGAACTTCCGACGGGAACTCGACGCCTCGCTGGCGGAGTTCGACGCCACCGGCGGGACGGTCCCGGATGACTTCGAGTACGACGGTGCCGTCGTCACCGGCTCCCGGTCGTCGGTCTACTGGGACGACGAGTGGATGGAACCGGTCGCGGAGTGGGTCGGCGAGGCGATCGAACGCGGCATTCCCTTCCTCGGGGTCTGTTGGGGCCACCAGCTGCTCGCCGATGTCCTCGGCGGTACCGTCGAAGATATGGGCGTCTACGAAGTCGGATACAGCGAGATCGAGCACACCGGCGAGTCGCGGCTGTTCGACGGCATCGACGAGACGTTTCGCTCCTTTACCAGCCACTCCGATGCCGTTACCGACCTCCCGCCCGGAGCCGACCCCCTCGCTGAGAACGATTACTCCAATCACGGCTTCCGCAAGGATCGCGTCTTCGGCGTCCAGTTCCACCCCGAGTACGACAGCAAAACCGCCCGGGAACTCGTCCACCGCAAGGAACTCTCCGACGAGCGCCGCGAGTCAGTACTCGAGGAGATCACCGAGGAGAACTACCGGCGGGCCTGCGAGGCGAAGTTAGTGTTCGATAATTTCCTCGAGTTCGTTCGTGAAGTTCGGGCGGACGGGGTCGATGCCGGGGCCGAGAAGCGGACTGCGACTCGTGTCGGTCGTTCCGACTGA
- the alaS gene encoding alanine--tRNA ligase — MSELEEEYRLEYFEEEGFERKECPECGAHFWTRDHDRVTCGEPPCEEYGFIDNSGFDESYDLAEMREAFLSYFEANDHERIDPYPVAANRWRDDVLLTQASIYDFQPLVTSGETPPPANPLTVSQPCIRMQDIDNVGKTGRHTMAFEMMAHHAFNTREDVAEDEYAYHGEVYWKDRTVELCDGFFESMGVDLEEVIYIEDPWVGGGNAGPAIEVIYRGVELATLVFMSMEQDPDGEYEMKDGNRYSPMDTYIVDTGYGLERWTWVSQGTPTVYEAVYPDMIAFLKDNAGLDHTDEQEALIHRTAKLAGHMDIDEAEDMETARSEIAAELDVDAAELEDLMEPLEDIYAIADHCRTLAYMLGDGIVPSNVGTGYLARMVLRRTKRLCDTVGVDAPLDELVDMQAERLAYENRDTIRDIVRTEVEKYRETLERGGRRVETLAEEYAEKGEPIPTEELIELYDSHGIQPDMVAEIAEESGADVEVPDDFYSLVAKRHDTPEAVAEAEDEEDERFADLPETEKLYYDDQGRTQFEAVVLDVFEREDGYDVVLDQTMFYPEGGGQPADTGTLSTDDTSVEVTDVQIEDGVILHRTDESPGKGEFVNGQVDGGRRRQLMRHHTATHIVIHAARQVLGDHIRQAGAQKGVDSSRIDVRHYDRISRADVKEIESLANEIVMDNTQVSQEWPDRHDAESEYGFDLYQGGIPPGEQIRLVHVDEDTQACGGTHVARTGDIGTIKVLNTERVQDGVERITFAAGEAAIEATQVKEDALYEAAEVLDVSPEDVPETAQRFFEEWKARGKEIEDLTEQLAEARAGGAGGGEEVAVGDATAVVDRIDADVDELRATANALVEAGKIAVLGSGEGSAQFVVAVPDDVGVNAGEVVGELASRVGGGGGGPPDFAQGGGPNVDDLDDALEDAPDVLRQVLNA, encoded by the coding sequence ATGAGCGAACTAGAGGAGGAGTACCGCCTCGAGTACTTCGAGGAGGAAGGGTTCGAGCGCAAGGAGTGCCCGGAGTGTGGCGCTCACTTCTGGACGCGCGATCACGATCGGGTAACCTGTGGTGAGCCGCCCTGCGAGGAGTACGGTTTCATCGACAACTCGGGATTCGACGAGTCCTACGACTTGGCGGAGATGCGCGAGGCCTTTCTCTCTTACTTCGAGGCCAACGATCACGAGCGAATCGATCCCTATCCCGTCGCGGCGAACCGCTGGCGCGACGACGTCTTGCTGACCCAGGCGTCGATCTACGACTTCCAGCCGCTGGTCACCAGCGGCGAGACGCCGCCGCCGGCGAACCCGCTGACGGTCTCCCAGCCCTGCATCCGGATGCAGGACATCGACAACGTCGGCAAGACCGGGCGACACACGATGGCCTTCGAGATGATGGCCCATCACGCGTTCAACACGCGCGAGGATGTCGCGGAAGACGAGTACGCCTACCACGGCGAGGTCTACTGGAAGGACCGCACCGTCGAACTCTGTGACGGCTTCTTCGAGTCGATGGGCGTCGATCTCGAGGAAGTCATCTACATCGAGGACCCGTGGGTCGGCGGCGGCAACGCCGGCCCCGCCATCGAGGTCATCTACCGCGGCGTCGAACTCGCGACGCTCGTCTTCATGTCGATGGAGCAAGACCCCGACGGCGAGTACGAGATGAAAGACGGGAACCGCTACAGCCCGATGGACACCTACATCGTCGACACCGGCTACGGGCTCGAGCGGTGGACCTGGGTCTCACAGGGGACCCCGACCGTCTACGAGGCGGTCTATCCCGACATGATCGCCTTCCTGAAGGACAACGCTGGACTCGATCACACCGACGAGCAGGAGGCCCTCATTCATCGGACCGCCAAGCTCGCGGGCCACATGGACATCGACGAGGCCGAGGACATGGAGACCGCCCGCAGCGAGATCGCGGCCGAACTCGACGTCGACGCCGCGGAACTCGAGGACCTGATGGAACCCCTCGAGGACATCTACGCCATCGCCGACCACTGCCGCACGCTGGCGTACATGCTCGGCGACGGCATCGTCCCCTCGAACGTCGGCACCGGCTACCTCGCGCGGATGGTCCTCCGACGCACGAAGCGGCTCTGTGACACGGTCGGCGTCGACGCGCCCCTGGACGAACTCGTCGACATGCAGGCCGAGCGTCTGGCGTACGAGAACCGCGACACGATCCGGGACATCGTCCGCACCGAGGTCGAGAAGTACCGCGAGACGCTCGAGCGCGGCGGCCGCCGGGTCGAAACCTTAGCCGAGGAGTACGCCGAGAAGGGCGAGCCGATCCCGACCGAGGAACTGATCGAACTCTACGACTCCCACGGCATCCAGCCCGATATGGTCGCGGAGATCGCCGAGGAATCGGGCGCGGACGTCGAGGTCCCCGACGACTTCTACAGCCTCGTCGCGAAGCGCCACGACACGCCCGAGGCCGTCGCAGAGGCCGAAGACGAGGAGGACGAACGCTTCGCGGACCTCCCCGAGACCGAGAAGCTCTACTACGACGATCAGGGACGGACGCAGTTCGAGGCGGTCGTGCTGGACGTCTTCGAGCGCGAGGACGGCTACGACGTCGTCCTCGATCAGACGATGTTCTACCCCGAGGGCGGCGGCCAGCCCGCCGACACTGGGACGCTCTCGACCGACGACACCTCCGTCGAGGTCACGGACGTCCAGATCGAGGACGGCGTGATCCTCCACCGGACCGACGAGAGCCCCGGCAAGGGCGAGTTCGTCAACGGGCAGGTCGACGGCGGCCGCCGTCGGCAACTCATGCGCCACCACACGGCGACTCACATCGTCATCCACGCCGCCCGACAGGTGCTTGGCGACCACATCCGTCAGGCCGGCGCACAGAAGGGCGTCGACTCCTCGCGGATCGACGTCCGCCACTACGACCGGATCTCCCGCGCGGACGTCAAGGAGATCGAGTCCCTGGCCAACGAGATCGTCATGGACAACACGCAGGTCTCTCAGGAGTGGCCCGACCGCCACGACGCCGAGTCCGAATACGGCTTCGACCTCTACCAGGGCGGAATCCCGCCGGGCGAGCAGATCCGGCTGGTTCACGTCGACGAGGACACCCAGGCCTGCGGTGGCACTCACGTCGCCCGCACCGGCGACATCGGGACGATCAAAGTCCTGAACACCGAGCGCGTTCAAGACGGGGTCGAGCGGATCACCTTCGCGGCCGGCGAGGCCGCCATCGAGGCGACCCAGGTCAAAGAGGACGCGCTCTACGAGGCCGCCGAGGTCCTCGACGTCTCCCCCGAAGACGTCCCCGAGACCGCCCAGCGGTTCTTCGAGGAGTGGAAAGCGCGAGGCAAGGAGATCGAGGACCTGACGGAACAGCTCGCGGAGGCCCGTGCCGGGGGCGCTGGCGGCGGCGAGGAAGTCGCGGTCGGCGACGCCACGGCCGTCGTCGACAGGATCGACGCCGACGTGGACGAACTGCGGGCGACTGCGAACGCCCTCGTCGAAGCGGGCAAGATCGCCGTCCTCGGCAGCGGAGAGGGCAGTGCCCAGTTCGTCGTCGCCGTGCCCGACGACGTCGGCGTCAACGCGGGGGAGGTCGTCGGCGAACTCGCCTCGAGAGTCGGCGGCGGCGGCGGCGGCCCGCCGGACTTCGCACAGGGCGGGGGCCCCAACGTCGATGACCTCGACGATGCGCTCGAGGACGCCCCAGACGTGTTGCGGCAGGTACTGAACGCCTGA
- a CDS encoding alpha/beta fold hydrolase yields the protein MPTASNGSVSLYYDCAGEGEPVVFVPEAGLGGWLWGWQHAAVAGPHEAVVWDLRGTGRSDAPPGPYALETLVADLEAVLADCDVRTAHLVGCGLGGAIALAAARTSSRVGTLSLFGTAARGSEFALESLFAPPDDRNALRESLSAGLSDAFLEAQPDVRDGIVDWRADGDADREGWDAQIAALEGFDATDWVVEVTQPTRVIHGGADELVSPAAGRDLARGLPRGEFLELEGAGHLAFVERSRAVNDRLLGFLEEQTTRTTRNTSGRR from the coding sequence ATGCCCACCGCTTCGAACGGATCGGTCTCGCTGTACTACGACTGCGCCGGCGAGGGTGAGCCCGTCGTCTTCGTCCCCGAAGCCGGCCTCGGCGGCTGGCTGTGGGGCTGGCAACACGCCGCCGTCGCCGGTCCCCACGAGGCCGTCGTCTGGGACCTCCGGGGGACGGGCCGCTCCGACGCACCACCGGGCCCCTACGCCCTCGAGACGCTCGTTGCCGATCTCGAAGCGGTCCTCGCCGACTGTGACGTCCGCACGGCCCACCTCGTGGGCTGTGGACTCGGCGGCGCGATCGCGCTCGCGGCGGCCCGGACCTCGAGTCGCGTCGGGACGCTGTCGCTGTTCGGAACGGCGGCTCGGGGCTCCGAGTTCGCCCTCGAGTCGCTGTTCGCGCCGCCGGACGACCGGAACGCGCTCCGCGAGTCGCTTTCTGCGGGCCTATCCGATGCGTTCCTCGAGGCCCAACCCGACGTCCGCGATGGGATCGTCGACTGGCGGGCGGACGGGGACGCGGATCGCGAGGGCTGGGACGCGCAGATCGCGGCCCTCGAGGGGTTCGACGCGACCGATTGGGTCGTCGAGGTGACCCAGCCGACGCGGGTGATTCACGGCGGGGCGGACGAACTGGTTTCGCCTGCGGCCGGACGGGACCTCGCGCGAGGACTGCCTCGCGGGGAGTTTCTCGAACTCGAGGGGGCGGGTCATCTCGCGTTCGTCGAGCGCTCGCGGGCGGTCAACGATCGGCTGCTGGGCTTTCTCGAGGAGCAAACCACGCGGACGACGCGTAACACGTCCGGAAGGCGGTGA
- a CDS encoding class I adenylate-forming enzyme family protein: MTLSLARRADHFPDRTAVVDISEQRLSAPAETVHQDRISYEELSTIATRTAGRLSARGIGPGDTVCLVTRNRVAVLAAFFACRRLGATFAPISHLLTPASVERPFDVLEPDLVVAEAAQRDLVRSIPFDRSVTLEELSESDPDDVDFDEQRPSEGPLLAIHGEAGRPVADYSAATVERNCITGVVAWGLAANDVVSLPIPLSAVDGLVRVALSVLYVGGTLLLDRAFDPGDAVTAIVAEAATLLPGREPTLRDIAAESGFDAAAESLERAICDAPVSDDVRTVYRDRGVPVAQVYGRLECPTALSQGFETEADSTASDTDHTGVGRPVPDCRVRLLDEEGAVLEGDSEGVGRLQLSGPVVADGYRTATTTEAKHGAEPAALESPVDDERGDPGRFVDGWFDTGERFRRDSDGNYFRQ, encoded by the coding sequence GTGACCCTCTCGCTGGCTCGACGGGCCGACCACTTCCCGGACCGGACGGCAGTCGTCGACATCTCTGAACAGCGGCTGTCCGCCCCGGCGGAGACGGTCCACCAGGATCGGATCTCCTACGAGGAGCTGTCGACCATCGCGACGCGGACCGCAGGACGGCTCTCGGCGCGGGGTATCGGCCCCGGGGACACCGTCTGTCTCGTCACGCGAAACCGGGTCGCCGTGCTCGCGGCGTTTTTCGCCTGTCGACGGTTGGGTGCGACGTTCGCGCCGATCTCGCATCTGCTGACGCCGGCGTCCGTCGAGCGTCCGTTCGACGTCCTCGAGCCCGATCTGGTCGTCGCCGAGGCGGCGCAGCGCGATCTGGTGCGGTCGATCCCCTTCGACCGGTCGGTGACGCTCGAGGAACTGTCCGAGAGCGATCCCGACGATGTCGATTTCGACGAGCAACGCCCGAGTGAGGGCCCGCTCCTCGCGATCCACGGCGAGGCGGGGCGTCCGGTCGCCGACTACTCGGCCGCGACCGTCGAACGCAACTGCATCACGGGCGTCGTCGCCTGGGGGCTCGCCGCGAACGACGTGGTTTCGCTGCCGATCCCGTTATCTGCCGTCGACGGGCTCGTCCGCGTCGCGCTGTCGGTGCTGTACGTCGGTGGGACGCTCCTGCTCGATCGGGCGTTCGATCCCGGCGACGCCGTGACCGCGATCGTCGCGGAGGCGGCGACGCTGCTGCCCGGCCGGGAGCCGACCCTTCGCGACATCGCGGCCGAATCAGGTTTCGACGCCGCCGCGGAATCACTCGAGCGGGCGATCTGTGACGCTCCGGTCAGCGACGACGTGCGTACGGTCTACCGGGATCGTGGCGTCCCGGTCGCGCAGGTCTACGGCCGCCTCGAGTGTCCGACCGCACTGAGCCAGGGGTTCGAAACCGAGGCTGATTCGACGGCATCGGACACCGACCATACTGGTGTCGGTCGCCCCGTTCCGGACTGTCGTGTCCGGCTGCTCGACGAGGAAGGGGCAGTCCTCGAGGGCGATAGCGAGGGCGTTGGACGGCTCCAGCTCTCGGGGCCAGTTGTCGCCGACGGCTACCGAACCGCGACCACCACCGAGGCGAAACACGGGGCCGAGCCAGCCGCCCTCGAGAGTCCCGTGGACGACGAGCGGGGCGACCCCGGTCGGTTCGTCGACGGCTGGTTCGACACCGGTGAGCGCTTCCGCAGAGATTCCGACGGGAACTACTTCCGCCAGTAA
- a CDS encoding MFS transporter, whose protein sequence is MRTHLSTPLTNTQQSRTVGIIFASTLVSVMGVSLISPVLPTIQTAWDISASQASLLISAFTLPGVVLTPFIGLIADRVGRKRVLVPSLFLFGVSGIAVVFVGGFTTILGLRVVQGIAGSAIMSLTVTLLGDLFSGAQRSRLIGLNAAILAIGAAGYPLLGGSLALLSWAAPFVCFGLGIVVAVAGSAVLTEPESNETSSGLSYVANAVRAVPIWRALGLYAAVFGIFLILYGAQLTVIPFILDESYGFSSGTIGLLLGLPAVTMGVTSSQSSRLIHHLSPPRLITLGFVTYGIGMTFAALAHSVVVLAGALFLFGIGQGFAEPITDTALNTLAPDAFRGGIMSIRTSVLQFGTTVGPPVFVAVASSVGYANTLLIAGFIAFALGVAAFGFLTVSEVA, encoded by the coding sequence ATGCGAACACATCTATCTACTCCACTGACGAACACACAGCAATCACGGACGGTCGGCATCATATTCGCGAGTACGCTCGTGAGTGTAATGGGGGTCTCCCTCATCAGCCCAGTACTGCCGACGATTCAGACGGCGTGGGACATTTCGGCGAGTCAAGCGAGCCTTCTCATCTCGGCGTTTACCTTGCCCGGTGTCGTTCTCACGCCGTTCATCGGGCTCATCGCCGACCGCGTTGGTCGCAAGCGCGTACTCGTTCCATCGCTGTTCTTGTTCGGCGTAAGTGGCATTGCAGTCGTGTTTGTCGGCGGCTTCACGACGATTCTCGGCCTCCGCGTCGTCCAGGGAATCGCCGGCAGCGCCATTATGAGCCTCACCGTGACGTTGCTCGGTGACCTGTTTTCGGGAGCCCAACGGAGCCGCCTCATCGGACTGAACGCGGCGATCCTCGCCATCGGCGCGGCTGGCTACCCCTTACTGGGTGGGAGCCTTGCACTACTCTCGTGGGCCGCTCCGTTCGTCTGCTTCGGACTCGGTATCGTCGTCGCTGTTGCCGGCTCCGCGGTCCTTACTGAACCCGAGAGTAACGAAACCTCGTCCGGACTCTCCTACGTCGCGAACGCGGTACGAGCAGTCCCGATATGGAGGGCTCTCGGACTGTATGCAGCTGTTTTCGGCATTTTTCTTATTCTCTATGGTGCACAGCTCACGGTCATCCCGTTCATTCTCGACGAATCCTATGGGTTCTCGTCCGGAACGATCGGACTGTTGCTCGGACTCCCGGCAGTGACGATGGGTGTGACGTCCTCACAGTCATCCCGTCTCATTCATCATCTCTCGCCTCCACGGCTCATCACGCTCGGTTTCGTGACCTACGGTATCGGGATGACGTTCGCCGCACTCGCTCACTCGGTCGTGGTCCTCGCCGGCGCACTGTTCCTGTTTGGCATTGGCCAGGGGTTTGCGGAACCAATTACTGATACAGCACTGAATACACTCGCGCCCGATGCGTTCCGTGGCGGCATTATGAGTATCCGAACGAGCGTTCTTCAGTTCGGGACGACTGTCGGCCCGCCAGTGTTCGTTGCTGTCGCCTCGAGCGTCGGCTACGCCAATACACTCCTCATCGCCGGTTTCATCGCCTTCGCACTCGGTGTCGCTGCGTTTGGCTTTCTCACAGTATCAGAGGTCGCGTAA